The following proteins are co-located in the Seriola aureovittata isolate HTS-2021-v1 ecotype China chromosome 7, ASM2101889v1, whole genome shotgun sequence genome:
- the ccdc106a gene encoding coiled-coil domain-containing protein 106a, with amino-acid sequence MEDGNRTDAASTSKSHAGSLHLQTPKNEDAYEIAIPYEESNFEQQGFFNQSDQNFDDSPPSAGPSPVNNSYMVITNLRTQLQISLEKNSWLQKRIEDLEEERDFLRCQLDRFIFSTKSQGQEQSQSQYSNGYESRRFNWRARREEDRSAEQQKSDAQHFPSRQFIQRRPGPPTMVPSKNHVSSPLTNQLASMNALFNSTQSQALLQGHSHSTPSTTASGSSGNSNSATRSSMNEMSGHANIGPDSLSLLGESDDYLEQDGYLEEEEMISGEDVMSDTINSNRHQLKRRRVFRVPRERQRVKDAAGVLFRYKKILLTYQRLKNMSKAFQIHGVDRNTVASTTPIAELLLVAPEKVAEVGEFDPSKEKLLDYARRCYTALDEETLSRVQALKKNNLLLPISYRFRH; translated from the exons ATGGAGGACGGAAACAGGACTGATGCTGCTTCCACATCCAAGAGCCACGCAGGCTCACTCCACCTGCAGA cTCCAAAAAACGAGGATGCTTATGAAATTGCCATCCCCTATGAGGAGAGCAACTTTGAGCAGCAAGGCTTTTTCAACCAGAGTGATCAGAATTTTGATG ATTCACCCCCATCAGCTGGCCCGTCTCCAGTCAACAACTCATACATGGTGATCACCAACCTGCGGACCCAGCTACAGATCTCTCTGGAGAAAAACTCTTGGCTGCAGAAAAGAATTGAGGAcctggaagaggagagggactTCCTCCGATGCCAGCTGGACCGCTTCATCTTTTCCACAAAGAGCCAGGGACAGGAGCAGAGTCAGAGCCAGTATAGTAACG GTTATGAGTCCAGACGCTTCAACTGGAGGgcaagaagagaggaagatcGTTCTGctg AGCAACAGAAGTCAGATGCACAGCATTTCCCGTCACGTCAGTTTATCCAGCGAAGGCCTGGTCCTCCAACTATGGTGCCTTCCAAAAACCATGTGTCCAGTCCACTAACCAATCAGCTTGCCTCTATGAATGCTTTGTTCAACTCTACACAATCCCAGGCCCTCTTGCAAGGCCATAGTCATAGTACTCCCAGTACCACAGCCAGCGGCAGCAGTGGCAACAGCAACAGTGCTACAAGGTCATCCATGAATGAAATGAGTGGACATGCCAACATAGGTCCAG ATTCCCTTTCACTCCTGGGAGAATCTGACGACTACTTGGAGCAGGACGGGTACCTTGAGGAGGAAGAAATGATATCGGGGGAAGATGTAATGTCAGACACCATTAACAGCAATAGACACCAGTTAAAGAGAAGGCGAGTCTTCCGAGTCCCTAGAGAGCGGCAGAGAG TAAAAGATGCTGCTGGAGTCCTGTTTCGCTACAAGAAAATCCTGCTTACATACCAGCGTCTGAAAAATATGTCCAAAGCCTTCCAAATCCATGGTGTGGACCGCAACACAGTGGCTTCCACCACACCCATTGCTGAATTGCTGCTAGTTGCCCCAGAGAAGGTGGCGGAGGTGGGTGAGTTTGACCCATCCAAAGAGAAGCTGCTGGACTACGCCCGGCGCTGCTACACTGCCCTCGATGAGGAGACACTCAGCAGGGTGCAGGCGCTAAAGAAGAATAACCTGCTCTTGCCCATCTCCTACAGGTTCAGACACTGA